In one window of Tubulanus polymorphus chromosome 3, tnTubPoly1.2, whole genome shotgun sequence DNA:
- the LOC141902620 gene encoding uncharacterized protein LOC141902620, which produces MKYISPVCVVLALALFVPAVLSWECYFKICKNGDCSGSMNTKCLTDGPCYKQIGDVDGISWEMKGCYSPYEKCNEGNVTYTGGLKLTQLCCSGDYCNSAEKSTLALSSIVFVASTFVIRQFL; this is translated from the exons ATGAAGTATATTTCTCCAGTTTGTGTCGTGTTGGCTTTAGCTCTGTTCGTACCAG ctGTTCTGTCGTGGGAGTGCTATTTCAAGATATGCAAAAATGGAGACTGTTCAGGATCGATGAATACTAAGTGCCTGACTGATGGCCCGTGTTAC aaacaaaTCGGCGATGTAGACGGTATTTCCTGGGAGATGAAAGGTTGTTACAGTCCGTACGAGAAGTGTAACGAGGGCAACGTCACATACACCGGGGGCCTGAAACTCACTCAACTCTGTTGTTCCGGCGACTACTGTAACTCGGCTGAAAAATCCACGCTAGCTCTGTCATCCATCGTTTTCGTCGCCTCGACCTTCGTCATTCGCCAATTTCTATGA